The Elaeis guineensis isolate ETL-2024a chromosome 14, EG11, whole genome shotgun sequence genome has a segment encoding these proteins:
- the LOC105057645 gene encoding probable methyltransferase PMT7, giving the protein MLSAAFDSRSVQLILVGLLLMIASFYAGTLFGPKPSSVVVQPNHVTSSSSSSSSQGELQFKNRVALTYRTKSIIIPESGVNVCPLEYNEYIPCHDRTYIKSILQNLDISRKEELESHCPPPEKRLFCLVPPPNDYKIPIKWPTSRDYVWRSNVNHSHLAEVKGGQNWVHEKAKLWWFPGGGTHFKHGASEYIERLGNMTTNETGDLRTAGVVQVLDVGCGVASFSAYLLPLDIQTMSFAPNDGHENQIQFALERGISAMISVLATKQLPLPRNSFEMVHCSRCRVDWHENEGILLKEVDRLLRPNGYFVYSAPPAYRKDKDYPLIWEKLINLTTAMCWKLISQQVQTAIWLKPDNESCQLQNSEKNLLTICEPVDDSMPSWKTPLRNCLWANTEQSYIQKLPPRPDRLSVYSKSLEKIGVTPESFDQNTRFWQEQVQQYWRLIGVNKMEIRNVLDMNACYGGFSVALSTLPMWVMNIVPATMRNSLSAIYDRGLIGVFHDWCEPFSTYPRTYDLLHAFHLFSHYKGHGEGCLMEDIMLEMDRILRPQGFVIIRDDESIISRIRDLAPKFLWDVTTHKLENEDKKMEPVLICRKKFWAIV; this is encoded by the exons ATGCTGTCGGCAGCGTTCGATTCAAGGTCGGTGCAGCTGATCCTGGTGGGGCTTCTCCTCATGATCGCTTCCTTCTATGCCGGCACTCTCTTCGGCCCTAAACCCTCCTCCGTCGTCGTCCAACCCAACCAtgtcacctcctcctcctcctcctcctcctcccaag GTGAACTGCAGTTCAAAAATAGAGTTGCTCTTACATATAGAACAAAATCAATCATCATTCCGGAAAGTGGGGTGAATGTATGCCCTCTGGAATACAATGAATATATTCCTTGTCATGATAGAACTTATATAAAGAGCATACTTCAAAATTTAGATAtctctaggaaagaagagcttgaaAGCCATTGCCCACCGCCTGAGAAGCGATTATTTTGCTTGGTTCCCCCGCCTAATGATTATAAGATACCAATAAAATGGCCAACTAGTAGGGATTATGTTTGGCGCAGTAATGTCAATCATTCGCATCTTGCTGAAGTCAAAGGAGGGCAAAATTGGGTGCATGAGAAGGCTAAGCTCTGGTGGTTCCCTGGTGGGGGTACTCATTTCAAGCATGGCGCTTCTGAGTACATTGAAAG GTTAGGAAATATGACAACTAATGAGACAGGTGATTTACGCACCGCAGGAGTGGTTCAAGTGTTGGATGTTGGTTGTGGTGTTGCCAGCTTTTCAGCTTATCTACTGCCATTAGACATTCAGACAATGTCTTTTGCTCCCAATGATGGCCATGAAAATCAGATTCAATTTGCTTTAGAGCGAGGAATTAGTGCCATGATTTCTGTATTGGCCACAAAACAATTACCGTTACCCCGAAACTCATTTGAAATGGTTCATTGTTCACGGTGCCGTGTTGACTGGCATGAAAATG AGGGTATACTGCTCAAAGAAGTGGATCGCCTTTTGAGACCAAATGGATACTTTGTGTACTCAGCTCCTCCTGCCTATCGAAAAGACAAAGATTACCCACTTATCTGGGAGAAACTGATAAACTTGACAACAGCTATGTGCTGGAAACTCATTTCTCAACAGGTCCAGACTGCTATATGGCTGAAACCAGATAATGAATCATGCCAGCTACagaattctgagaaaaatctatTGACTATATGTGAGCCTGTAGATGATTCTATGCCATCATGGAAAACTCCATTAAGAAACTGTCTGTGGGCAAACACTGAGCAGTCATATATTCAGAAACTCCCTCCTAGACCTGACCGCCTTTCAGTATACTCCAAAAGTCTGGAGAAAATAG GAGTTACTCCAGAAAGTTTTGATCAAAACACTAGATTTTGGCAAGAACAAGTCCAGCAGTATTGGAGATTAATTGGTGTCAACAAGATGGAGATCCGAAATGTTCTGGACATGAATGCTTGTTATGGTGGATTTTCTGTGGCATTGAGTACCTTGCCCATGTGGGTGATGAACATAGTTCCAGCAACAATGAGAAACAGCTTGTCTGCTATATATGATCGTGGACTAATTGGTGTATTTCATGACTG GTGTGAGCCTTTCTCAACATACCCACGTACAtatgatctgctgcatgcctttCATCTTTTCTCCCATTATAAAGGTCATGGGGAAGGTTGCTTGATGGAAGATATCATGCTAGAGATGGACCGGATACTTCGCCCTCAG GGTTTTGTCATCATAAGAGATGATGAATCTATTATCTCAAGAATCAGAGATCTTGCACCAAAGTTCCTTTGGGATGTCACAACTCATAAGCTGGAAAATGAGGACAAGAAAATGGAGCCTGTGCTGATTTGCAGGAAGAAGTTTTGGGCTATCGTATGA